The following coding sequences lie in one Silene latifolia isolate original U9 population chromosome 5, ASM4854445v1, whole genome shotgun sequence genomic window:
- the LOC141656007 gene encoding F-box/LRR-repeat protein At4g14103-like has protein sequence MAFVFEDPGQMQELNSKIPIDKISSLPDELLINILNFLPTKYAVITSILSRRWCYLFKEVTHLDFDDSLLFNNLCALNREKSCVSFRDFVFKMLDCLKLPNLTSFRIKCTLRCECCVPESVRLWLSAIISKGIQELDLCLGGAHVGFPPSLFTCKTLCILKLTRGFTALNILGTVCLPCLKILHLHQFIVVDYNLIKGIFSGCPLLQDFIMEPLIWYAAEILPIFSAQSLRKLKLGDGKCLDFYDMERIYAVEIMAPLLQSFHYADKLAKSYIFVPSNYLVEAHLEIFIEPGDFEDSTLSRSARDLIQGVSNAKRLFLSADCIKALTMLKDELPILRNLTTLKIGCSTNPHFTLLRLLRTAPNLEELIFSEGLFQVGFKDKDTVQQNYWGGRGRVVPPCLKTRLKVIEIEHFLGLKEELRIVEYFLSNGLVLEQLIIQKWVGRKGKFKIGKQLKRLAKRWNKTVNFNELFLF, from the exons ATGGCCTTCGTGTTTGAAGATCCGGGTCAAATGCAGGAGTTGAACAGCAAAATCCCTATTGACAAAATTAGCAGTCTCCCTGatgaattattaataaatattctcAATTTCCTGCCTACAAAGTATGCCGTCATCACCAGTATTTTGTCGAGGAGGTGGTGCTATCTCTTTAAAGAGGTTACTCATTTGGATTTTGATGATTCACTTCTATTTAACAACCTTTGTGCCTTGAATCGTGAAAAGAGTTGTGTTTCGTTTAGAGATTTTGTCTTCAAAATGCTAGACTGCTTGAAGTTGCCAAACCTAACAAGCTTTCGCATCAAATGTACTTTAAGATGTGAATGTTGTGTACCTGAAAGTGTTCGTCTTTGGTTATCTGCTATAATAAGCAAGGGAATCCAGGAACTTGATCTGTGTCTTGGCGGCGCGCATGTTGGGTTTCCACCATCTTTATTCACTTGCAAAACATTGTGTATTCTCAAGTTGACTCGTGGTTTTACTGCTTTGAATATTCTTGGTACTGTGTGCTTGCCATGTCTTAAGATCCTTCATCTGCATCAATTTATAGTTGTAGATTATAACTTGATCAAGGGGATTTTCTCAGGATGTCCTTTACTACAAGACTTTATTATGGAGCCACTTATTTGGTATGCAGCTGAAATTCTGCCTATTTTTTCTGCGCAATCTCTTCGAAAACTGAAGCTTGGCGATGGAAAATGCTTGGACTTTTATGATATGGAGCGTATTTACGCTGTTGAAATTATGGCTCCGTTGTTGCAGTCTTTTCACTACGCTGACAAATTGGCAAAATCGTACATCTTTGTGCCATCAAATTATTTGGTAGAAGCCCATCTAGAAATATTCATAGAGCCCGGTGATTTTGAAGATTCGACTTTATCTCGCTCTGCACGTGATCTTATTCAAGGGGTTTCAAACGCCAAGCGCTTGTTCTTGTCAGCTGATTGCATCAAG GCACTGACTATGCTTAAAGATGAGTTACCAATTCTACGTAATTTAACTACATTGAAGATAGGCTGTTCTACAAATCCGCATTTTACATTGCTAAGATTGCTCAGAACTGCACCTAATCTGGAAGAGCTTATCTTTTCGGAG GGCCTTTTTCAGGTTGGCTTCAAGGATAAAGACACAGTGCAGCAAAATTATTGGGGGGGAAGAGGTCGAGTTGTTCCGCCTTGTTTGAAAACTCGCCTTAAGGTCATTGAGATAGAGCattttctaggcttgaaagaggAACTAAGAATAGTCGAGTATTTTCTTAGCAACGGCCTTGTTCTAGAACAGCTGATTATACAGAAATGGGTGGGAAGGAAAGGGAAGTTTAAAATCGGGAAGCAGTTGAAGAGGTTGGCAAAGCGTTGGAATAAAACTGTAAATTTTAACGAGTTATTTCTTTTTTAA